One Bombus pyrosoma isolate SC7728 linkage group LG7, ASM1482585v1, whole genome shotgun sequence genomic window carries:
- the LOC122569134 gene encoding protein cortex-like isoform X1: MDKDSRSFKMRRMLLDFRNHRDQENENIDATPRRRSCVRFPRVRLLDFKPKNVPRSIASNCQPCDAKSTSQVARKYPFKFPSQGHAEDRFINIKYNKEAANYLLTKKPNNMSKQSEIDVFKQLESLSDNWRKKFMHQLMAKENVIPGLRQKQVLRRNHLSSENKVPGSLVGLPKDLWDEEYFKDGMWKSKPRKRPLIGIMYSILNTHEFSTLSEYQKRRIDWSSANAIAVATDDVVKFYSIYKSDIMDSVCLKIHNVDSLKWNNAGNKLLICTQSFVKLYCTDKQKTIWTTATCDSDVTCVCWSKNDQHAVTADRSMIMVYLAENGKVVNSFPAFSSNILTIAFSSNYGYLATSAIEGKVRIFQWPSFIVHIDILYYEPILALAWHPYESGLLCIGGGLGDASLTLWDMNRLSTPTYRDVRFQGIVKNMIWNKHSGELVVHWSYAERHNDACTAIPVLASLDRIVDEIPLDKDMRINAIMWNSDQTQLALQSDESLMIWNFFGNDRQYPRCKTQRKHVQSDIRSTNFKEFEYYNIR, from the exons aaaaatgttcCGAGATCAATTGCTTCGAACTGTCAACCCTGTGATGCAAAATCTACTTCGCAAGTTGCTAGAAAGTATCCATTTAAGTTTCCAAGTCAGGGTCATGCGGAAgatagatttataaatatcaaatacaaCAAGGAGGCTGCAAATTATCTTCTGACAAAAAAACCCAATAATATGTCGAAGCAAAGTGAAATCGATGTGTTTAAACAG CTGGAATCTCTGTCGGATAATtggcgaaagaaatttatgcACCAATTAATGGCGAAAGAAAACGTAATACCAGGGCTGAGGCAGAAACAAGTGCTGCGCCGCAACCACTTATCCTCGGAAAACAAGGTGCCTGGAAGCTTAGTAGGCCTACCTAAAGACCTGTGGGACGAGGAATACTTCAAAGATGGAATGTGGAAATCGAAGCCACGAAAAAGGCCTTTAATAGGCATTATGTATTCCATATTAAATACGCATGAGTTCTCCACATTATCAG AGTATCAGAAACGACGAATTGATTGGAGTTCGGCAAATGCAATCGCAGTAGCAACTGACGATGTGGTGAAATTTTACAGTATATACAAATCTGATATTATGGACTCGGTATGCCtgaaaatacataatgttGATTCATTAAAATGGAATAACGCTG GTAATAAACTGTTGATATGCACTCAGTCGTTTGTGAAACTGTACTGTACAGATAAGCAGAAGACGATTTGGACGACAGCCACGTGCGATAGTGACGTGACTTGCGTCTGCTGGTCTAAGAATGACCAACATGCCGTCAC TGCTGACCGAAGTATGATCATGGTATATTTAGCTGAGAATGGCAAGGTCGTTAATTCGTTCCCCgcgttttcttcaaatattttaacgatcgcattttcatcgaattatgGATATCTCGCAACTTCGGCGATAGAAGGGAAAGTTCGGATTTTCCAGTGGCCAAGTTTTATCGTGCACATTGACATTCTTTACTACGAGCCTATTCTA GCTTTAGCTTGGCACCCGTACGAAAGTGGTTTATTATGCATAGGCGGTGGCCTGGGTGACGCTTCGTTGACCCTTTGGGACATGAACAGGTTAAGTACACCGACTTATCGCGACGTCCGGTTCCAAGGTATCGTGAAGAATATGATATGGAATAAGCACAGTGGTGAGCTTGTCGTTCACTGGTCGTACGCGGAGCGGCATAATGACGCATGCACTGCGATACCGGTTCTCGCGAGCCTCGATCGCATTGTGGACGAGATACCTTTGGATAAGGATATGCGAATCAACGCCATTATGTGGAATTCTGATCAAACGCAATTAG ctCTTCAATCTGACGAATCTTTAATGATATGGAATTTTTTCGGTAACGATCGCCAATATCCAAGATGTAAGACACAACGCAAACATGTACAAAGTGATATAAGATCTacgaattttaaagaatttgaatattataatatacggTAG